The proteins below come from a single Mustela erminea isolate mMusErm1 chromosome 14, mMusErm1.Pri, whole genome shotgun sequence genomic window:
- the NEUROG3 gene encoding neurogenin-3, whose amino-acid sequence MTPHPSGAPAVQVTQETEQPFQGVFDDEVTCVASAPTSPARVRGNCADEEGGGSQGASRKLRTRRGGRSRPKSELALSKQRRSRRKKANDRERNRMHNLNSALDALRGVLPTFPDDAKLTKIETLRFAHNYIWALTQALRIADHSLYGLQPPTPPCVELGCQDGGSPGDWGSLYSPVSQAGSLSPAASLEERHGLQAPASPAGLRPSALALSDFL is encoded by the coding sequence ATGACGCCTCATCCCTCGGGTGCGCCAGCTGTCCAAGTGACCCAGGAGACAGAGCAGCCCTTCCAGGGCGTCTTCGACGACGAAGTGACCTGCGTGGCGTCGGCTCCGACCAGCCCGGCTCGCGTGCGGGGGAACTGCGCCGACGAGGAAGGGGGTGGCTCCCAAGGGGCCTCGAGGAAGCTCCGGACAAGACGCGGGGGACGCAGCCGGCCCAAGAGTGAGTTGGCTCTGAGCAAGCAGCGACGGAGCCGGCGCAAGAAAGCCAATGACCGCGAGCGCAATCGAATGCACAACCTCAACTCGGCCCTGGACGCACTTCGCGGCGTCCTGCCCACCTTTCCTGACGATGCCAAGCTTACCAAGATCGAGACGCTCCGCTTCGCGCACAACTACATCTGGGCGCTGACGCAGGCGCTGCGCATAGCAGACCATAGCCTCTACGGGCTGCAGCCACCCACACCGCCCTGCGTGGAGCTGGGCTGCCAGGACGGCGGCTCCCCGGGAGACTGGGGCTCCCTCTACTCCCCGGTCTCCCAGGCGGGCAGCCTGAGCCCCGCCGCCTCGCTGGAGGAGCGTCACGGGCTGCAGGCGCCTGCCTCTCCGGCCGGTCTGCGCCCCAGCGCCTTAGCTCTTTCAGACTTTCTATGA